From one Catenuloplanes nepalensis genomic stretch:
- a CDS encoding sensor histidine kinase gives MPPKRTDWLLPLALGAVQFGLWPGPALFRQPPAVIALVLTATAIVVGALGLRRVRPVTAAVTVHAAFLTAQVAADPLGADGTSLVDALTAASLISLFSVGAWTSVRTTLTVTVALTAATVAANALTPAYYAGESGLGLVLLVAADVLLVALVALFGHRRQVWRQGRETARRRLAEAEAARAEAAREERHRLARELHDVSAHHLTAIVVTVTAARRLAAKRPELAAEALTFSAQAARRTLDTLFDLVAVLRSTDAGGDLPARLAGLAAEFRRLGQPVTLDPGTPGDVPADVADAAFAIVREALTNTLRYAPGGAVTITVTAAAGEAGVSVANAAATRASDADGVGSGSGLAGARARAERLGGTLTAGPDGHGWRVAARLPMAAAPSRLRRAWQGRGASVRGYLTDGLVAVILAMGSVAVLLIDPGLTTGGDPGIALAAGALLTGHAAPLLWAHRAPWRTLGAVVAVLIGWTVLAATGVLPAGSLSVLVFGGFVEAYAVYAVAAHGRGRAAYTWLVAPVTGAVAGFAITAGAIAEIAAYDPADYDGTAERAVITVMMTVFFGGLLTVPLLAGWIAGASWRRRRTRLQDRERDVVLAATVSAAGEALAERWRIAAELRATVLARATDVLTAASPPVTGPPAQDPSGTRPVVDGRGSAPDPVVAPAGEPGETAARLDAVLTAARATLAAMRELLGSLRGGARGDDAGTEAETAPQPTAAQIGALCEAQRAAGRPVMLRYATPMPELPPGVDVSAYRLIEAALALPGPGPLEIVIGVTGGLRIFLNRIPVLADPRAAAGLRGRVDAVGGTMTVHPAGETDILLPLAVPAPIPAPAETPVRGEPAAVSSSGAASTAGTPVSGEIAPAAPASAVASTTGPQAAAGSASTPAETGSSTAAGNGNRPPRAVASEEVRPSPFE, from the coding sequence ATGCCTCCGAAGCGCACCGACTGGCTGCTGCCGCTGGCGCTCGGCGCGGTGCAGTTCGGCCTGTGGCCAGGGCCCGCGCTGTTCCGCCAGCCGCCCGCCGTGATCGCGCTGGTCCTGACCGCGACCGCGATCGTCGTCGGCGCGCTCGGCCTGCGCCGGGTCCGGCCGGTCACCGCGGCGGTCACCGTGCACGCGGCGTTCCTGACCGCGCAGGTGGCCGCGGACCCGCTCGGCGCGGACGGCACCTCGCTCGTCGACGCGCTCACCGCCGCGTCGCTGATCTCGCTGTTCTCCGTCGGGGCCTGGACGAGCGTGCGGACCACGCTGACCGTCACCGTCGCGCTCACCGCGGCCACGGTCGCCGCGAACGCGCTCACACCCGCGTACTACGCCGGCGAGAGCGGGCTCGGGCTGGTCCTGCTCGTCGCCGCGGACGTGCTGCTCGTCGCGCTGGTCGCGCTGTTCGGGCACCGGCGGCAGGTGTGGCGTCAGGGCCGGGAGACCGCCCGCCGCCGTCTCGCCGAGGCGGAGGCGGCCCGGGCCGAGGCCGCGCGCGAGGAACGGCACCGGCTCGCCCGGGAACTGCACGACGTCAGCGCGCACCACCTGACCGCGATCGTGGTCACCGTGACCGCGGCCCGCCGGCTCGCCGCGAAACGCCCGGAGCTGGCCGCGGAGGCGCTCACGTTCTCGGCGCAGGCGGCCCGCCGTACCCTCGACACGCTTTTCGATCTTGTCGCGGTGCTGCGGTCCACGGACGCGGGCGGCGACCTCCCGGCGCGGCTGGCCGGGCTGGCGGCCGAGTTCCGGCGGCTCGGCCAGCCGGTCACGCTCGACCCCGGCACACCAGGCGACGTGCCGGCCGACGTCGCGGACGCGGCCTTCGCCATCGTGCGGGAAGCCCTGACCAACACGCTGCGGTACGCCCCCGGCGGCGCGGTCACCATCACGGTCACCGCGGCCGCGGGTGAGGCCGGGGTGAGCGTGGCGAACGCGGCGGCGACGCGCGCGTCCGACGCGGACGGCGTCGGCTCCGGCAGCGGCCTGGCCGGCGCCCGGGCCCGCGCGGAGCGGCTCGGCGGCACGCTCACGGCCGGGCCGGACGGGCACGGCTGGCGGGTCGCGGCCCGGCTGCCGATGGCCGCGGCACCGTCCCGGCTGCGGCGCGCCTGGCAGGGGCGAGGCGCGTCGGTGCGCGGATATCTCACGGACGGGCTGGTCGCGGTCATCCTCGCGATGGGTAGCGTCGCGGTCCTGCTCATCGACCCGGGCCTGACCACCGGCGGCGACCCCGGCATCGCGCTCGCGGCCGGCGCGCTGCTCACCGGGCACGCGGCACCGCTGCTGTGGGCGCACCGCGCACCGTGGCGGACGCTCGGCGCGGTCGTCGCGGTGCTGATCGGCTGGACGGTGCTGGCCGCGACCGGGGTGCTGCCGGCCGGGTCGCTGAGCGTGCTGGTGTTCGGCGGGTTCGTCGAGGCGTACGCGGTCTACGCCGTCGCGGCACACGGCCGCGGGCGGGCCGCGTACACGTGGCTGGTCGCGCCGGTGACCGGGGCCGTCGCCGGGTTCGCGATCACGGCCGGCGCGATCGCGGAGATCGCCGCGTACGACCCGGCCGACTACGACGGCACCGCGGAACGCGCGGTCATCACGGTGATGATGACGGTGTTCTTCGGCGGGCTGCTGACCGTGCCGCTGCTGGCGGGCTGGATCGCCGGCGCGAGCTGGCGGCGCCGCCGCACCCGCCTGCAGGACCGCGAACGCGACGTGGTCCTCGCCGCGACCGTCTCCGCGGCCGGCGAGGCCCTCGCCGAACGCTGGCGCATCGCCGCCGAACTCCGCGCCACCGTCCTCGCCCGCGCCACCGACGTCCTCACCGCGGCCTCCCCGCCCGTTACCGGCCCGCCGGCCCAGGACCCGTCCGGCACACGGCCGGTCGTCGACGGGCGCGGGAGCGCGCCGGATCCGGTGGTCGCCCCGGCCGGAGAGCCGGGGGAGACCGCGGCGCGCCTGGATGCGGTGCTGACGGCGGCGCGGGCGACGCTGGCCGCGATGCGGGAGCTGCTCGGCAGCCTGCGCGGCGGGGCGCGGGGCGACGACGCCGGGACGGAGGCGGAGACCGCGCCGCAGCCGACCGCCGCGCAGATCGGCGCGCTCTGCGAGGCGCAGCGGGCGGCGGGACGACCGGTGATGCTGCGGTACGCCACACCGATGCCGGAACTGCCGCCGGGCGTGGACGTGTCCGCGTACCGCCTGATCGAGGCGGCGCTGGCGCTACCCGGCCCCGGACCCCTGGAGATCGTCATCGGCGTCACCGGCGGCCTGCGGATCTTCCTGAACCGGATCCCGGTCCTGGCCGACCCGCGCGCCGCCGCCGGCCTGCGCGGCCGCGTCGACGCGGTCGGCGGCACGATGACCGTGCACCCGGCGGGCGAGACCGACATCCTGTTGCCCCTGGCCGTTCCGGCGCCGATTCCCGCCCCGGCGGAGACGCCGGTCCGAGGCGAGCCCGCCGCCGTGTCGTCGTCCGGCGCGGCATCAACCGCAGGCACTCCAGTCTCAGGCGAGATCGCGCCAGCGGCGCCGGCTTCCGCCGTGGCGTCGACGACGGGGCCGCAGGCGGCGGCTGGATCGGCATCGACGCCGGCCGAGACCGGGTCGTCGACGGCGGCCGGGAACGGCAATCGACCGCCGCGGGCGGTCGCCAGTGAGGAGGTGCGGCCATCGCCGTTCGAGTGA
- a CDS encoding CPBP family intramembrane glutamic endopeptidase produces MTTTLDAPRTAVSYDRLARTEHHRWWRPLAGTLLVAVGALVVALGPYLVALAALPGLPVDGDGLPVLPDEADLAAGLAGLGLVIPVVLLAARWVQRRPAGTVSSVAGLLRWRWLGRCALLAVPAVVLMYGLLFLLPGEDEAVTWVGWERFALGAAVVVLLTPFQAAGEEYVFRGWLIQAFGAWFRSPWPGIVVSSVAFGLLHGYGTPWGMADLIFFGVVAAVLTIRTGGLEAAIVLHAAGNVAGLLVAAAIGGLGSDETATDADALVVVVDMVMVTLYAAAVLWQSRRVEGQFLLSR; encoded by the coding sequence ATGACGACGACGCTCGACGCACCGCGGACCGCGGTCTCCTACGACCGGCTCGCGCGTACGGAACACCACCGCTGGTGGCGGCCGCTGGCCGGGACGCTGCTGGTGGCCGTCGGTGCGCTGGTGGTCGCGCTCGGCCCGTACCTGGTGGCACTGGCCGCGCTGCCGGGCCTGCCGGTGGACGGCGATGGGTTGCCGGTGCTGCCGGACGAGGCCGACCTGGCAGCGGGCCTGGCCGGGCTGGGCCTGGTGATCCCGGTGGTGCTGCTGGCGGCGCGCTGGGTGCAGCGGCGGCCGGCCGGGACGGTGTCGTCGGTGGCGGGCCTGCTGCGGTGGCGCTGGCTGGGCCGCTGCGCGCTGCTGGCCGTACCCGCGGTGGTGTTGATGTATGGGTTGTTGTTCCTGCTGCCCGGGGAGGACGAGGCCGTCACCTGGGTCGGCTGGGAGAGGTTCGCGCTCGGCGCCGCCGTGGTGGTGCTGTTGACGCCGTTCCAGGCCGCGGGCGAGGAGTACGTGTTCCGTGGCTGGCTGATCCAGGCGTTCGGCGCGTGGTTCCGGTCGCCGTGGCCGGGGATCGTGGTGTCGTCGGTCGCGTTCGGGCTGCTGCACGGCTACGGCACGCCGTGGGGGATGGCCGACCTGATCTTCTTCGGCGTGGTCGCGGCCGTGCTGACGATCCGCACCGGCGGGCTGGAGGCCGCGATCGTGCTGCACGCGGCCGGCAACGTGGCCGGGCTGCTGGTCGCGGCCGCGATCGGCGGGCTGGGCAGCGACGAGACCGCCACGGACGCGGACGCGCTGGTCGTGGTCGTCGACATGGTGATGGTGACGCTCTACGCCGCCGCGGTCCTCTGGCAGTCCCGCCGCGTGGAAGGTCAGTTCTTGCTCTCCAGGTAG
- a CDS encoding LuxR family transcriptional regulator yields MTFPETPRYVLPSTTDATVVLRRLARDGWTTREGFALPEAGWDVTGNNLVLFGRVPDLDTVQLVVLAAARGAGVIAIADATGDIGRALIGDLSRLGPVRRDTDTPVVPETGTVEQLAPEQRALLDRLADGETIAAAAAAEFMSLRTANRRIAEARKLLGVRSTREAVMAYLESKN; encoded by the coding sequence GTGACATTTCCGGAGACGCCCCGGTACGTGCTGCCGAGCACCACCGACGCCACGGTGGTGCTGCGGCGGCTCGCCCGCGACGGCTGGACCACCCGCGAGGGCTTCGCGCTGCCCGAAGCCGGCTGGGACGTCACCGGAAACAACCTCGTGCTCTTCGGCCGCGTCCCCGACCTGGACACCGTCCAGCTCGTCGTGCTCGCGGCCGCGCGCGGCGCCGGCGTCATCGCGATCGCGGACGCGACCGGCGACATCGGGCGCGCGCTCATCGGCGACCTGTCCCGCCTCGGCCCGGTCCGCCGCGACACCGACACCCCGGTCGTGCCCGAGACCGGCACGGTCGAACAACTCGCGCCCGAGCAGCGCGCACTGCTGGACCGGCTCGCCGACGGCGAGACCATCGCGGCGGCGGCCGCGGCCGAGTTCATGTCGCTGCGCACCGCGAACCGGCGGATCGCCGAGGCCCGCAAGCTCCTCGGCGTCCGCAGCACCCGCGAGGCCGTCATGGCCTACCTGGAGAGCAAGAACTGA
- a CDS encoding helix-turn-helix transcriptional regulator: MHETESGTHVMLPPEGRDTATGTPDVLAGAQQALAEPGLVVLTGGPGAGRTRLLAQLGDAFSGPVFAGGGLATLRDVPTFALTRAVRVRLPGHDAPLLAEAVRARVRNGLLVLDDLQWADPLTLAALPLIAAHTRVVVALRTPHRLPGATLAALRAAAAAWLPVPPLTGADASALVSQVAPGLAPDAVAAVVRQAGGSPLACQALARHAQQTGAVDDAVDLRYAIAGAIADLTRPARTAMAALGLLGRPAPARLLGSGAAELADNGLIVSLPSHIPAGDPVESITGTLSVVSATTPPTRADLGMVAAVSPYVAEVAAGMLDADARTGLHRRLARLTPPREAVRHLTAAGDTHEAYRLAVSASRTTGRAGERAELLLLACRLPGVLPDAGVRVAAARAALATGRPVAAASVLAPLEHTVASDATVVEAMVLRAEALLQAGDFDGARHSAAAVPAGLAPELLAARDRVLLLTDLADDPALAVGTAAAVIARHGETPAHTGLRAAVAAVAAARRAYGWENALASATAAAGDAGDALTARWSAWVLVETLAADGRLPEAAHLAQVAAQACQADLAYSWQTRFIAAGLWASALRGHAVAGIPAPATARAEPAIPAFGAGLPSPGVQPPRGVATVQATPSVVEPVLADLVVHRAADLMDRSLPALARAYAAAAAGLVEADAGLLGAARARLDAAPRTPVAGWVAAEIAWLDGQPDRAAAWDPDTDRIPLLSGLHRITARWAARDGAPIDVTGLESAAGGPTAIHQTLSAFAASPSAAPSAFAASAAAWSSVVLREQVRCLIAQGLHEDEPDLAVRALLNAEDLAERAGLVVLRGRAQRALRQHSVRRDIRGPRAGDDLTAREQQVMRLVAAGDPTRRIAGQLGVSAETVETHIRSAMRKLGARTRTEAAVRVREALMS, from the coding sequence TTGCACGAGACAGAGTCAGGCACGCACGTGATGCTGCCACCGGAGGGCCGGGACACGGCCACGGGCACGCCCGATGTGCTGGCCGGCGCACAGCAGGCCCTGGCCGAGCCCGGGTTGGTGGTGCTCACCGGTGGCCCCGGTGCCGGGCGCACCCGGCTGCTGGCGCAGCTCGGCGACGCGTTCTCCGGGCCGGTGTTCGCCGGTGGTGGCCTCGCCACGCTGCGCGACGTGCCCACGTTCGCGCTGACCCGGGCCGTGCGCGTGCGGCTGCCCGGCCACGACGCGCCGCTGCTGGCCGAGGCCGTGCGCGCCCGCGTCCGCAACGGCCTGCTCGTCCTCGACGACCTGCAGTGGGCCGACCCGCTCACGCTCGCCGCGCTGCCGCTGATCGCGGCGCACACCCGGGTCGTGGTCGCGCTGCGCACCCCGCACCGGCTGCCCGGCGCCACCCTCGCCGCGCTCCGCGCCGCCGCCGCCGCGTGGCTGCCCGTGCCGCCGCTGACCGGCGCGGACGCGTCCGCGCTCGTCTCGCAGGTGGCGCCCGGGCTGGCACCGGACGCGGTCGCGGCCGTGGTCCGGCAGGCCGGCGGGTCGCCCCTGGCGTGCCAGGCGCTCGCCCGGCACGCGCAGCAGACCGGCGCGGTCGACGACGCCGTCGACCTGCGGTACGCGATCGCCGGCGCGATCGCCGACCTGACCCGCCCGGCCCGGACCGCGATGGCCGCGCTCGGCCTGCTCGGACGGCCCGCCCCGGCCCGGCTGCTCGGCTCCGGCGCGGCCGAACTCGCCGACAACGGCCTGATCGTGTCGCTGCCGTCGCACATCCCGGCCGGCGACCCGGTCGAGTCGATCACCGGAACTCTTTCTGTCGTATCCGCGACAACACCGCCGACCCGGGCCGACCTCGGCATGGTCGCGGCCGTCTCGCCGTACGTGGCCGAGGTCGCCGCCGGCATGCTCGACGCGGACGCCCGCACCGGCCTGCATCGCCGCCTCGCCCGCCTGACCCCGCCGCGCGAGGCCGTCCGGCACCTGACCGCGGCCGGCGACACCCACGAGGCGTACCGGCTGGCGGTCTCCGCGTCCCGGACCACCGGCAGGGCAGGCGAACGCGCGGAACTGCTGCTGCTCGCCTGCCGGCTGCCCGGCGTGCTCCCGGACGCGGGCGTGCGCGTCGCCGCCGCCCGCGCCGCGCTCGCCACCGGCCGGCCCGTCGCGGCCGCGTCCGTCCTCGCACCCCTGGAACACACGGTCGCGTCGGACGCGACCGTGGTCGAGGCGATGGTGCTGCGCGCCGAGGCGCTGCTGCAGGCCGGCGACTTCGACGGCGCCCGGCACAGCGCGGCCGCGGTCCCGGCCGGGCTCGCCCCCGAACTGCTCGCCGCCCGCGACCGGGTGCTGCTGCTCACCGACCTCGCCGACGACCCCGCGCTCGCGGTCGGCACGGCCGCGGCCGTGATCGCCCGGCACGGCGAGACCCCGGCACACACCGGGCTGCGCGCCGCGGTCGCCGCGGTCGCCGCGGCCCGCCGTGCGTACGGCTGGGAGAACGCCCTCGCCTCCGCGACCGCCGCGGCCGGCGACGCCGGGGACGCGCTCACCGCCCGCTGGTCCGCGTGGGTGCTGGTCGAGACGCTCGCGGCGGACGGGCGGCTGCCCGAGGCCGCGCACCTCGCCCAGGTCGCGGCGCAGGCCTGCCAGGCCGATCTCGCCTACAGCTGGCAGACCCGGTTCATCGCGGCCGGGCTGTGGGCGTCCGCGCTGCGCGGCCACGCGGTCGCCGGCATCCCCGCACCGGCCACGGCCCGGGCCGAACCGGCAATCCCGGCGTTCGGGGCGGGCCTGCCGTCACCCGGGGTGCAGCCGCCACGGGGCGTCGCGACCGTCCAGGCCACCCCGTCCGTCGTCGAACCCGTCCTCGCCGACCTGGTCGTGCACCGGGCCGCGGACCTGATGGACCGGTCGCTGCCCGCGCTCGCCCGCGCCTACGCCGCCGCCGCGGCCGGGCTGGTCGAGGCGGACGCCGGGCTGCTCGGCGCGGCCCGCGCCCGCCTGGACGCGGCACCGCGCACGCCGGTCGCCGGGTGGGTCGCCGCGGAGATCGCCTGGCTCGACGGGCAGCCGGACCGGGCCGCGGCCTGGGACCCGGACACCGACCGGATCCCGCTGCTGTCCGGACTGCACCGGATCACCGCCCGCTGGGCCGCCCGGGACGGCGCACCGATCGACGTGACCGGCCTGGAGTCCGCGGCCGGTGGGCCGACCGCGATCCACCAGACGCTCTCCGCGTTCGCCGCGTCGCCGTCCGCGGCACCGTCCGCGTTCGCCGCGTCCGCGGCCGCCTGGTCCAGCGTGGTGCTCCGCGAACAGGTCCGCTGCCTGATCGCGCAGGGGTTGCACGAGGACGAGCCGGACCTGGCCGTCCGCGCGCTGCTCAACGCGGAGGACCTCGCCGAACGCGCCGGCCTGGTGGTGCTGCGCGGCCGGGCCCAGCGGGCGCTGCGCCAGCACTCGGTGCGCCGCGACATCCGCGGGCCGCGCGCCGGCGACGACCTCACCGCCCGCGAGCAGCAGGTGATGCGGCTGGTCGCGGCCGGCGACCCGACCCGCCGGATCGCCGGGCAACTCGGCGTGTCCGCGGAGACCGTCGAGACGCACATCCGCTCCGCGATGCGCAAACTCGGCGCCCGCACCCGGACAGAAGCGGCGGTCCGCGTCCGAGAGGCGCTGATGTCGTGA
- a CDS encoding dynamin family protein — protein MVQGPLTNRVAALCDEVGPRLSPASAQQVLAVRRRLDEALRVAVAGRLKAGKSTLVNALVGRRVAPTAVGECTRVVTQFRYGTADRLDVVRRDGSRVSRPLEESGMIPMQLGVPREDIAFVDVTLTSDRLRDLTVVDTPGLSSTNQSISAASSNYLTPDQATPDAPLDDDLDDDSVAAVSGAEAVLYVFTQAVRADDIAALSTFQSVSARLSGNPINSIGLFNKVDKLVAGGADPWPVAGPLASDQAGVLRRVVSEVVPIAGLLAETTEAGRLTAADCEALRTLAGLSQTERMVLMASVDLFINRDCPVSKAQRERLLSLLDLYGIGFALAQFAAKPELGSGELVRLLLQASGFARLRNTLDQAFRWRTDAIKAAWALSSLERLAGHAAAQQDRELLRDAIERVLQQPEYHRLRLLEAAQSVTSGAVALPEQMERELTRLALTTDAAWILEMPQAHVEALAQAALAAANRWRVFAVAGASPAQARVAQVAHRGFFLLAQQVRGQNSAHPVSGAAPHAAPWQHQPPPPPGYGRAPGYPGAPQPGPPHQYRPGHGGYR, from the coding sequence GTGGTGCAAGGTCCCCTGACCAACCGGGTCGCCGCGCTGTGTGACGAGGTGGGCCCGCGGCTGTCACCGGCGAGCGCGCAGCAGGTGCTCGCGGTCCGCCGCCGCCTGGACGAGGCGCTGCGGGTCGCGGTCGCCGGCCGGCTCAAGGCCGGAAAGTCGACGCTGGTGAACGCGCTCGTCGGCCGCCGGGTCGCGCCGACCGCGGTCGGCGAGTGCACGCGCGTCGTCACCCAGTTCCGGTACGGCACGGCGGACCGCCTCGACGTGGTCCGCCGGGACGGGTCGCGGGTGTCCCGGCCGCTGGAGGAGTCGGGCATGATCCCGATGCAGCTCGGCGTGCCGCGCGAGGACATCGCGTTCGTCGACGTGACGCTGACCAGCGACCGGCTGCGTGACCTGACCGTGGTCGACACGCCCGGTCTGTCGTCGACGAACCAGTCGATCTCGGCCGCGTCGTCGAACTACCTGACACCTGATCAGGCGACGCCGGACGCACCGCTCGACGACGACCTCGACGACGACTCGGTCGCCGCGGTCTCCGGCGCCGAGGCGGTCCTCTACGTGTTCACCCAGGCGGTCCGCGCGGACGACATCGCGGCGCTGTCGACGTTCCAGTCCGTCTCCGCGCGGCTGTCCGGCAACCCGATCAACTCGATCGGCCTGTTCAACAAGGTCGACAAGCTGGTCGCGGGCGGCGCGGACCCGTGGCCGGTCGCCGGGCCGCTCGCCTCCGACCAGGCCGGCGTGCTGCGCCGGGTCGTCTCCGAGGTCGTGCCGATCGCGGGCCTGCTCGCGGAGACCACCGAGGCCGGGCGGCTGACCGCGGCCGACTGCGAGGCACTGCGTACCCTCGCCGGGTTGTCACAGACCGAGCGCATGGTGCTGATGGCGTCGGTCGACCTGTTCATCAACCGCGACTGCCCGGTGTCGAAGGCGCAGCGGGAGCGGCTGCTGAGCCTGCTCGACCTCTACGGCATCGGTTTCGCGCTCGCGCAGTTCGCGGCCAAGCCCGAGCTCGGCTCCGGCGAGCTGGTCCGGCTGCTGCTGCAGGCGTCCGGTTTCGCCCGGCTCCGCAACACCCTCGACCAGGCGTTCCGCTGGCGCACCGACGCGATCAAGGCGGCCTGGGCGCTGTCCAGCCTGGAGCGCCTCGCCGGGCACGCCGCCGCCCAGCAGGACCGGGAACTGCTCCGCGACGCCATCGAGCGCGTCCTGCAACAGCCCGAATATCACCGGCTGCGGCTGCTGGAGGCCGCCCAGTCCGTCACCTCCGGCGCGGTCGCGCTGCCCGAGCAGATGGAACGCGAGCTGACCCGGCTGGCGCTGACCACGGACGCGGCCTGGATCCTGGAGATGCCGCAGGCCCACGTGGAGGCGCTGGCCCAGGCCGCGCTCGCCGCCGCGAACCGGTGGCGGGTCTTCGCGGTCGCCGGCGCCAGCCCCGCCCAGGCCCGCGTCGCCCAGGTCGCGCACCGCGGCTTCTTCCTCCTCGCCCAGCAGGTCCGCGGCCAGAACTCCGCGCACCCGGTCTCCGGCGCAGCCCCCCACGCCGCACCGTGGCAACACCAACCGCCACCGCCACCGGGGTACGGGCGGGCACCCGGTTACCCCGGTGCGCCTCAGCCAGGCCCGCCCCACCAGTACCGCCCAGGCCACGGAGGTTACCGATGA